One part of the Janthinobacterium sp. 17J80-10 genome encodes these proteins:
- a CDS encoding alpha/beta fold hydrolase: MDNQTAGRFLRPRAVAAPRMRLFCFPYAGGSATVYHQWPTALPADIELVAVQYPGRATRMREAPCTSMATLLDDIESGIIGQLDRPYAMFGHSMGATVAHELSRRLIAAHRPAPRQLFLSGRSAPQLPSRRADIHALPEAEFIAAMRDFNGTPAEILDHRELMDMMLPIIRADFQVLETWPYAERDPIDIPVSVFGGIADPGVPIENLDAWASCTTGRFKRHMFPGDHFFLQQHYPAMLNIIVRALTPD, translated from the coding sequence GTGGATAATCAGACCGCTGGCCGATTTCTGCGTCCGCGCGCGGTTGCCGCGCCCCGCATGCGTCTTTTCTGTTTTCCGTATGCAGGCGGTTCCGCTACCGTCTACCACCAGTGGCCGACCGCACTGCCAGCCGATATCGAACTGGTCGCGGTGCAGTATCCGGGCCGTGCCACGCGCATGCGCGAAGCACCCTGCACCAGCATGGCGACATTGCTCGACGATATTGAATCAGGCATCATTGGCCAGCTTGACCGACCCTACGCCATGTTCGGCCACAGCATGGGTGCCACGGTGGCGCATGAATTGTCCCGCCGCCTGATTGCAGCGCATCGGCCGGCGCCACGGCAGCTATTCCTTTCCGGGCGCAGCGCGCCTCAACTGCCATCGCGCAGGGCGGACATACACGCACTTCCGGAAGCCGAATTCATTGCCGCCATGCGCGACTTCAATGGCACACCGGCAGAAATTCTCGACCATCGCGAATTGATGGACATGATGTTGCCAATCATACGAGCTGATTTCCAGGTCCTGGAAACCTGGCCGTATGCAGAGAGAGACCCCATCGATATACCGGTGTCCGTGTTTGGCGGCATAGCCGACCCGGGTGTGCCGATTGAAAACCTCGATGCATGGGCGAGTTGTACCACCGGGCGCTTCAAGCGTCACATGTTCCCCGGGGATCACTTCTTTTTACAACAGCATTACCCGGCCATGCTGAATATCATCGTTCGAGCGCTGACACCGGATTGA
- a CDS encoding 4'-phosphopantetheinyl transferase superfamily protein, translated as MYHRALQASHVPRGSLLFTTALPGHAEYHRSSADTGLISMNHCLQQEVEVWLLWPESLPPEELRQICFPLLSAEEQQRSQRFHFEHDRTHYLAAHALLRLCLGHHLACPPQQVQMATDRNGKPHLAGQFSASPLHFNLSHTGGMVACIVTHSRTCGIDVERIRPLPEMAGMARTVFSAAEIAWLESQEDATRSQAFFTLWTLKEAYIKATGLGMSAPLQKITLDPATLRVEDHSLPAQLRVAWLFDYWHPDPEHALAVACQNTGASFTNAVVYQELDLVTGQRQQLRRRDAGNALQ; from the coding sequence TTGTACCACCGGGCGCTTCAAGCGTCACATGTTCCCCGGGGATCACTTCTTTTTACAACAGCATTACCCGGCCATGCTGAATATCATCGTTCGAGCGCTGACACCGGATTGATTTCGATGAACCACTGCCTGCAGCAGGAAGTCGAGGTTTGGCTGCTATGGCCGGAATCCTTGCCGCCGGAAGAATTGAGGCAAATCTGCTTTCCTCTACTGAGCGCGGAAGAGCAACAACGCAGTCAGCGATTTCATTTCGAGCATGACCGCACACATTATCTTGCGGCACACGCGCTACTGCGCCTGTGCCTGGGGCATCACCTTGCCTGCCCCCCGCAACAGGTGCAAATGGCAACGGACCGCAACGGCAAGCCCCACCTGGCCGGACAATTTTCCGCATCGCCGCTGCACTTTAACCTCAGCCACACAGGAGGCATGGTGGCATGCATCGTGACGCACAGCCGGACGTGCGGAATCGATGTCGAGCGCATCCGTCCACTTCCGGAGATGGCAGGGATGGCGCGCACGGTTTTTTCGGCGGCGGAAATTGCCTGGCTTGAAAGCCAGGAGGACGCAACAAGGTCGCAAGCCTTCTTTACGCTATGGACTCTGAAGGAAGCCTATATCAAGGCGACCGGGTTGGGAATGTCGGCGCCGCTGCAAAAAATCACGCTGGATCCGGCGACCCTCCGCGTGGAAGACCACAGCCTCCCGGCGCAATTGCGTGTGGCCTGGCTATTCGACTATTGGCATCCCGACCCTGAACATGCCCTGGCTGTCGCATGCCAAAACACAGGCGCGAGTTTCACAAACGCCGTCGTATATCAGGAACTGGATCTCGTAACGGGCCAGCGGCAACAGTTGCGCCGCCGGGATGCCGGCAACGCCTTGCAATGA
- a CDS encoding PQQ-binding-like beta-propeller repeat protein, with protein sequence MANVLLIALLPPISALAQPGLQAAAPDQGWAMYNKNYDGQRFSGLGEITSRNVHGMKEICRIKIARGGSFHTGPLVVDGVMYVTTPRSTIALDARTCALRWRSLYQPEQDEVWAANRGVAYLDGRLYRGTADGRILALDAKTGQVLWKTVGGDPARGEFFSSAPIAWGKLLYIGIAGGDWGIRGRMMAFDLASGREAWRFNTVPLPHEPGADTWQVPATAESGGGGTWGSYALDPARGEVFVPVANPAPDFAPHVRPGANLYTNSVVVLDAASGKLKWWYQLAPNDGHDYGIGAGPTLYRRNDGKEAVALAAKDGFVYVVDRATQRLLFRTATTTIENAGLAPTPEGRRFCPGVYGGSEWNGAAFDQKRNALYVGAVDWCSVIKSGTPQYKAGRLFMGGSYTQVTEPRGWVTSIDAGSGKVNWRYQAVAPVVAGITPTAGGVLLTGDLAGNFLALDSTNGKLLYQMQTGGAIAGGVVTYAVAGKQYVATTSGNVSRLTFGGLGSPSIIVLGLPETPERPPLQIDISRDEPEVRLKIEDKGGAPGGMRAKLAAWKDALFARVEQWSGGSNRQAGAVAHGKQLFAQNCAGCHGAQGGGLGGPSLLNWNARMTPEKTMALIKNPKSPMPRLYPSILSESDVADITTYLHTL encoded by the coding sequence GTGGCGAATGTCTTACTGATTGCATTGTTGCCGCCAATTTCCGCGCTGGCGCAGCCAGGACTGCAAGCTGCAGCGCCGGACCAAGGCTGGGCCATGTACAACAAGAACTATGACGGACAGCGCTTTTCCGGCCTGGGAGAAATCACGAGCCGCAATGTCCACGGCATGAAAGAAATTTGCCGCATCAAGATTGCCCGGGGCGGCTCGTTTCATACCGGTCCGCTGGTCGTCGATGGGGTCATGTACGTCACCACGCCGCGCTCGACCATCGCACTTGATGCGCGCACCTGCGCCTTGCGCTGGCGTTCACTGTACCAGCCCGAACAGGACGAGGTATGGGCAGCCAACCGCGGCGTCGCCTATCTCGACGGCAGGCTGTACCGTGGCACTGCCGATGGCCGCATCCTGGCGCTGGATGCCAAAACCGGCCAGGTGCTTTGGAAAACTGTGGGCGGCGATCCCGCCAGGGGCGAGTTCTTTTCATCCGCGCCGATCGCCTGGGGCAAGCTGCTCTACATCGGCATCGCCGGCGGCGACTGGGGAATTCGCGGACGCATGATGGCGTTTGACCTCGCCAGCGGACGCGAGGCCTGGCGCTTCAACACGGTGCCGCTGCCGCACGAGCCCGGGGCAGACACCTGGCAAGTGCCGGCCACGGCGGAGTCTGGCGGCGGCGGCACCTGGGGTTCCTATGCGCTCGACCCTGCACGTGGCGAAGTTTTCGTGCCCGTGGCGAACCCGGCGCCGGACTTCGCCCCGCATGTGCGTCCCGGCGCCAACCTCTACACCAATTCCGTCGTAGTGCTCGATGCCGCCAGCGGCAAGCTCAAATGGTGGTACCAGCTCGCCCCCAATGACGGCCACGATTACGGCATCGGCGCCGGCCCGACGCTCTACCGGCGCAACGACGGCAAGGAAGCCGTGGCGCTGGCAGCCAAGGACGGCTTTGTCTATGTGGTCGACCGCGCGACACAACGGCTGCTGTTCAGGACAGCGACTACCACGATCGAGAATGCGGGATTGGCGCCGACGCCCGAAGGCCGGCGCTTCTGCCCCGGCGTCTATGGCGGCAGCGAATGGAATGGCGCGGCATTCGACCAGAAACGCAATGCGCTTTACGTCGGTGCCGTCGACTGGTGCTCTGTCATCAAATCGGGCACGCCGCAGTACAAGGCTGGCCGCCTGTTCATGGGTGGCAGTTATACCCAGGTGACGGAGCCGCGAGGCTGGGTAACGTCCATCGATGCCGGAAGCGGCAAGGTGAACTGGCGGTATCAGGCAGTGGCGCCGGTCGTGGCAGGCATTACGCCGACTGCCGGTGGCGTGCTGCTGACGGGCGACCTCGCCGGTAATTTCCTGGCGCTCGACAGCACGAACGGCAAACTGTTGTACCAGATGCAGACGGGCGGCGCGATCGCCGGCGGGGTGGTGACCTATGCGGTTGCCGGAAAGCAGTATGTGGCGACCACTTCCGGCAATGTGTCCCGGCTAACCTTCGGTGGGCTAGGGTCGCCGAGCATCATTGTGCTCGGCTTGCCCGAGACGCCCGAAAGGCCGCCGCTGCAAATCGATATCAGCCGCGATGAACCAGAAGTCCGCCTGAAAATCGAAGACAAGGGCGGGGCTCCAGGCGGCATGCGCGCCAAGCTCGCGGCATGGAAAGATGCCCTGTTTGCCCGGGTTGAACAGTGGAGCGGCGGCAGCAACCGGCAAGCCGGCGCCGTTGCACACGGCAAGCAATTGTTTGCGCAGAATTGCGCAGGCTGTCATGGCGCGCAGGGCGGTGGACTGGGGGGGCCAAGCCTGCTGAACTGGAATGCGCGGATGACGCCGGAAAAAACCATGGCACTGATCAAGAATCCAAAATCGCCCATGCCGCGCCTGTATCCCTCGATACTTTCGGAAAGCGATGTAGCTGATATCACCACTTATCTGCACACGCTATAG
- a CDS encoding hemolysin family protein, whose amino-acid sequence MEIALLFGLIILNGVFAMSEIALVTARKIRLQKLADAGDGAAQAALELGEDPNKFLSTVQIGITSIGVLNGIVGEATLAKPFSVWLETLGMPIAASEYFATALVVVTITYFSIVLGELVPKRLGQIAPEAIARLVARPMVLLAAIAKPFVKLLSGSTQLVLRTFGIKDSGRQAMTEEELHLMLEEGSDAGIIEHHEHQMVRNVFRLDDRQIASLMVPRSEVVYFDADDSLEENLMRFENSQHSRFPVVRGGWNTILGVANARQMLAATLRGEKPNLVDNLKPAVFVPESLTGMGLLEEFRNSGVQLAFIVDEYGEVQGIVTLQDVMEAITGEFKTHHAEDAWAVQREDGSLLLDGLIPIPELKDRLDLSAVPEEDRGRYNTLSGMLTLLLGKLPQTTDTCEWENWTFEVVDIDGMRIDKVLATKKPSLEEEGATSDE is encoded by the coding sequence ATGGAAATAGCCTTACTTTTTGGATTGATCATCCTGAATGGCGTTTTTGCCATGTCAGAGATCGCTCTCGTGACTGCCCGCAAGATCCGGCTGCAAAAACTTGCTGACGCAGGTGACGGCGCTGCGCAAGCGGCCTTGGAGCTGGGCGAGGATCCAAACAAGTTCCTGTCGACCGTACAGATTGGCATTACCTCCATCGGTGTCTTGAACGGTATTGTCGGTGAGGCAACGCTCGCCAAGCCCTTCAGCGTGTGGCTGGAAACGCTGGGCATGCCAATCGCCGCATCCGAATATTTCGCCACCGCCCTGGTGGTGGTAACCATTACCTATTTTTCCATTGTCCTGGGCGAGCTGGTCCCCAAGCGGCTCGGGCAAATTGCCCCAGAGGCCATCGCGCGCCTGGTAGCGCGCCCCATGGTTTTGCTGGCTGCCATTGCCAAGCCTTTCGTCAAGCTGCTGTCGGGCTCGACCCAGCTCGTGTTGCGCACGTTCGGCATCAAGGATTCAGGCCGCCAGGCAATGACCGAAGAGGAGTTGCACCTGATGCTGGAAGAAGGCTCGGACGCGGGCATCATTGAACACCACGAGCACCAGATGGTGCGCAATGTATTCCGCCTGGACGACCGCCAGATCGCGTCGCTGATGGTGCCGCGCAGCGAAGTCGTGTATTTCGATGCGGACGACAGCCTCGAAGAAAACCTGATGCGCTTCGAGAATTCGCAGCATTCCCGGTTTCCGGTGGTGCGTGGCGGCTGGAACACTATTCTCGGCGTGGCCAATGCCCGCCAGATGCTGGCAGCGACGCTGCGCGGCGAAAAACCCAATCTGGTCGACAACCTGAAACCGGCAGTCTTCGTGCCGGAATCGCTGACCGGCATGGGCTTGCTGGAAGAATTCCGCAATTCCGGCGTGCAGCTGGCGTTTATCGTCGATGAATACGGCGAAGTGCAGGGCATCGTCACGCTGCAGGATGTGATGGAAGCGATCACGGGTGAATTCAAGACGCACCATGCGGAAGACGCCTGGGCGGTGCAGCGTGAAGATGGTTCCCTGCTGCTGGATGGCCTGATCCCGATTCCCGAATTGAAGGACCGCCTGGACCTGTCAGCCGTGCCGGAGGAGGACCGCGGTCGTTACAATACCCTGAGCGGCATGCTGACGCTCCTGCTGGGCAAGCTGCCGCAGACGACCGATACTTGCGAATGGGAGAACTGGACTTTCGAAGTGGTTGATATCGATGGCATGCGGATCGACAAGGTATTGGCGACGAAAAAGCCATCTCTGGAAGAAGAGGGCGCAACCTCCGACGAATAA
- a CDS encoding HDOD domain-containing protein, with product MDRLEAFRSIAEQASRGDMVFPTNVNASLKIQQALNDPDCHMELAAKLVMAEPLLAARTVAIANSVAYNRSGSDITNVRTAVMRLGFRTLQSLVAAVVVRQIGSKIADPVLRAKVAVLWEHTAHVAALAHVIARKVTRVDPDTAMFAGIVHEVGGFYLLSRAEDFPGLLDGDPESWAEYGEKIIGRGVLKKLAVPDPVAQAVESLWYGYRAMPPETLGDTLMLANDLAPVASPLFQAAGATTETVASTIDFVVGEGTLSSILEESDEEVKALTAALMF from the coding sequence ATGGACAGACTTGAAGCTTTCAGAAGCATTGCCGAGCAAGCGAGCCGGGGAGACATGGTTTTCCCGACCAATGTCAATGCATCGCTCAAAATTCAGCAGGCCTTGAACGATCCGGATTGCCACATGGAGCTGGCGGCCAAGCTGGTCATGGCCGAGCCGCTGCTGGCCGCGCGTACGGTGGCAATTGCCAATTCCGTGGCCTACAACCGTTCCGGCAGTGACATCACCAATGTGCGTACGGCAGTCATGCGGCTTGGTTTTCGCACGCTGCAGTCGCTCGTGGCGGCAGTCGTGGTGCGCCAGATCGGCAGCAAGATTGCCGATCCTGTGCTGCGTGCCAAGGTGGCCGTGCTCTGGGAACATACCGCGCATGTGGCGGCGCTGGCGCATGTAATTGCACGCAAGGTGACGCGTGTTGACCCCGATACCGCCATGTTTGCCGGCATCGTCCACGAAGTCGGCGGCTTTTACCTGCTTTCCCGTGCCGAGGATTTCCCCGGCCTGCTCGACGGCGATCCCGAATCCTGGGCGGAATACGGTGAAAAGATCATTGGCCGCGGCGTCCTGAAAAAACTGGCGGTCCCGGACCCCGTTGCGCAGGCCGTCGAATCGCTCTGGTATGGCTACCGCGCCATGCCGCCCGAAACACTGGGCGACACCCTCATGCTTGCCAACGACCTGGCACCGGTGGCTTCGCCACTTTTCCAGGCGGCGGGCGCCACCACGGAAACCGTGGCGTCGACCATTGATTTCGTCGTGGGCGAAGGCACATTGTCGAGCATCCTTGAGGAATCCGATGAAGAGGTCAAGGCGCTCACTGCGGCACTGATGTTCTAG
- a CDS encoding potassium transporter Kup → MSEQSKSRLSALTIAAIGIVYGDIGTSPLYTMKEVFSSEHGIPLTQDNLFGVVSLIVWGLVFIVSLKYVSLVLRANNRGEGGIMALLALALSSVTQHSRWYFPVMLAGLIGASLFYGDSVITPAISVLSAIEGLEVATPTFKTYVVPITVTILVALYMVQSKGTAGIGKWFGPIMLVWFLALGGMGLANIIETPAILAALNPLHAMSFLLSKGWLAFVALGAIVLAFTGAEALYADMGHFGKKPVRLAWFAFVFPALALNYLGQGALLLAHPDAVSNPFYQQLGPWSIYPLVILATVATVIASQATISGTFSVTHQAISLGFLPRMRVLYTSEREMGQIYIPLANWLQLVVVVLAVIGFGSSSKLAAAYGIAVTGTMLMTTILTFFVIRHKWQYNLLLCWAATGFFFIIDITLLSANVLKIVHGGWFPILLGLVMVTIMLTWKDGRDLVYENLKKHLIPIEDFLQSLFVSPPVRVEGTAVFFRAEGDGVPHAMLHNLLHNKVLHERTIFLTVRNEDIPYVAESDRVKVQPLDHECYQVDVHYGFKDDRDIPHALQLCAGQGLEIEMMGTSFFIARQNVIPRVGSTIGRNMANWREALYATMSRNARDAADYYRVPSNRVIELGTQVEI, encoded by the coding sequence ATGTCGGAACAATCCAAGTCTCGCTTAAGTGCACTGACGATCGCGGCTATCGGCATCGTCTACGGCGATATCGGCACCAGTCCGCTGTATACAATGAAAGAGGTCTTTTCCAGCGAGCATGGTATTCCGCTAACTCAGGATAACTTGTTCGGGGTAGTTTCCCTGATCGTTTGGGGACTGGTGTTTATCGTCTCGCTAAAATATGTTTCTCTGGTTCTGCGTGCGAATAACCGGGGCGAAGGTGGCATCATGGCCTTGTTGGCGCTGGCACTTTCATCGGTGACGCAGCACTCGCGCTGGTACTTTCCCGTGATGCTTGCCGGCCTGATCGGTGCATCGCTGTTCTATGGCGACAGTGTGATTACGCCTGCGATTTCAGTGCTCTCGGCGATTGAAGGACTGGAAGTGGCCACTCCCACTTTCAAGACTTATGTGGTGCCCATTACGGTAACGATCCTGGTGGCTTTATACATGGTCCAAAGCAAGGGGACGGCGGGTATCGGTAAATGGTTCGGACCCATCATGCTGGTCTGGTTCCTTGCTTTGGGCGGGATGGGGTTGGCCAATATTATAGAGACGCCGGCGATTCTCGCAGCCCTTAATCCCTTGCATGCGATGAGTTTTTTGCTCAGCAAGGGCTGGCTTGCCTTCGTCGCGCTCGGGGCGATCGTGCTGGCCTTTACCGGTGCGGAAGCGCTGTATGCCGACATGGGGCACTTCGGAAAGAAACCGGTGCGTCTGGCCTGGTTCGCTTTCGTATTTCCCGCGCTTGCATTGAATTACCTCGGTCAGGGCGCGCTGTTACTCGCGCATCCTGACGCCGTGAGTAATCCGTTTTACCAGCAACTCGGCCCCTGGAGCATCTATCCCCTGGTGATTCTGGCGACCGTAGCCACTGTGATTGCTTCGCAAGCGACGATTTCGGGGACATTTTCGGTCACCCACCAGGCAATTTCCCTCGGTTTTTTGCCGCGCATGCGCGTCCTTTACACCTCCGAACGTGAAATGGGCCAGATTTACATCCCATTGGCCAATTGGCTGCAATTGGTTGTGGTCGTTTTGGCCGTGATCGGTTTCGGCTCGTCCTCGAAGCTTGCAGCGGCCTATGGGATCGCAGTCACCGGCACCATGCTCATGACGACCATCCTGACCTTCTTTGTCATTCGCCATAAATGGCAATACAACCTGTTGTTGTGCTGGGCCGCGACCGGTTTCTTTTTCATTATCGATATTACGCTGCTGTCTGCGAATGTCCTGAAGATCGTGCATGGCGGCTGGTTCCCCATCCTGCTTGGCCTGGTCATGGTCACCATCATGCTGACCTGGAAAGACGGCCGCGACCTGGTGTATGAAAATCTCAAGAAGCACCTGATTCCGATCGAGGATTTCCTGCAATCGCTATTTGTCAGTCCGCCGGTGCGAGTAGAAGGCACGGCAGTGTTTTTCCGGGCTGAAGGTGACGGTGTGCCGCATGCGATGTTGCATAACCTGTTGCATAACAAGGTACTGCACGAACGGACTATTTTTCTGACCGTGCGCAACGAGGATATTCCGTACGTGGCTGAATCTGATCGTGTGAAGGTGCAGCCGCTGGACCATGAGTGCTATCAGGTCGACGTTCATTACGGCTTCAAGGATGACCGTGATATCCCGCACGCCTTGCAACTGTGTGCCGGACAAGGACTGGAGATCGAGATGATGGGCACTTCCTTCTTCATTGCGCGCCAGAACGTCATCCCCCGGGTAGGTAGCACAATCGGCCGCAACATGGCGAATTGGCGCGAAGCCTTGTATGCAACCATGTCCCGCAACGCCCGCGATGCAGCCGATTACTACCGGGTGCCAAGCAATCGCGTGATCGAACTGGGTACGCAGGTTGAAATCTGA
- a CDS encoding alpha/beta hydrolase, translating to MLDADARKLLDLINSKHVPPYEAMPPVAARAFFKAGAFTSQPPAPQLARVENLLAEGPAGTIPVRHYRPLPALAGTSLPVLVFFHGGGFTLGDIDTHDVLCRQLCDQAGIAVVSVDYRLGPEHKFPAAHVDCFAALQWVVAQADRLGINPARIAVGGDSAGGNIAAACALMARDSGGPSLAFQLLIYPATDFRCIAPSHKRNGEDYLLTSTLIEYFCACYLNSPADRLDWRLSPVLAASHAKLPPALILTAGYDPLVDEGREYAERLQLAGVQSEHVCYEGQLHGFITMGRFIAQANEAVALCADRLRTLHDDTDRMPASHAA from the coding sequence ATGCTGGATGCCGATGCCAGGAAGTTGCTCGATTTAATCAACAGCAAGCATGTACCTCCCTATGAGGCGATGCCGCCCGTGGCCGCGCGTGCATTTTTCAAGGCAGGCGCCTTTACTTCGCAACCGCCGGCGCCGCAGCTGGCGCGGGTCGAAAACCTGCTGGCCGAAGGGCCGGCGGGCACGATCCCGGTGCGGCATTACCGGCCCTTGCCTGCGCTGGCAGGCACGTCGCTGCCGGTTCTGGTGTTTTTTCATGGCGGAGGCTTTACCCTGGGCGATATCGACACCCACGATGTGCTGTGTCGCCAGCTATGCGACCAGGCTGGAATCGCCGTCGTGTCCGTGGACTACCGGCTGGGCCCGGAACACAAATTTCCGGCGGCGCATGTCGACTGTTTCGCCGCCTTGCAATGGGTCGTTGCACAAGCGGACAGGCTCGGTATCAATCCTGCGCGCATCGCGGTTGGCGGAGACAGTGCCGGCGGCAATATTGCGGCTGCCTGTGCACTCATGGCGCGCGACAGTGGCGGGCCAAGTCTGGCGTTCCAGTTGCTGATTTACCCGGCAACGGATTTCCGGTGTATCGCGCCTTCCCACAAGCGCAATGGCGAAGACTATCTGTTGACCAGTACCCTGATCGAGTATTTTTGTGCCTGTTATCTTAACAGTCCGGCAGACAGGCTGGACTGGCGGCTGTCGCCGGTGCTCGCTGCCAGCCATGCCAAGTTGCCGCCGGCACTGATACTCACTGCCGGTTACGACCCGCTGGTCGATGAGGGCAGGGAATACGCGGAGCGCTTGCAGCTGGCGGGCGTGCAGTCGGAACATGTCTGTTATGAAGGCCAATTGCACGGTTTTATCACGATGGGGCGCTTCATTGCGCAGGCCAATGAAGCTGTGGCGCTATGCGCGGATCGCCTGCGCACGCTGCATGATGATACGGATCGCATGCCGGCAAGCCATGCCGCGTAA
- the fabI gene encoding enoyl-ACP reductase FabI, with protein MKSLAGKKGLVVGIANNQSIAYGCAQAFHEAGAELAVTYVNAKAEPHVRPLAEALDSPLILPCDVREPGQLEAVFAEIEQRWGRLDFLLHSIAYAPREDLHSRLVDSSQAGFAMAMDVSCHSFIRMARMAEPLMKDGGCLLTVSFYGSEKVVEHYNLMGPVKAALESSVRYMAAELGNKQIRVHALSPGPLKTRAASGLDRFDELLDRAREMAPQHQLASIEDCGNVAAFLVSDGARALTGNIEYIDGGYHIMG; from the coding sequence ATGAAATCTCTCGCAGGAAAAAAGGGCCTGGTCGTCGGGATTGCCAACAACCAGAGCATTGCCTATGGCTGCGCCCAGGCTTTCCATGAAGCCGGCGCCGAATTGGCCGTAACCTATGTCAACGCCAAGGCCGAGCCGCATGTGCGCCCTCTCGCCGAAGCGCTCGACAGTCCGCTGATCCTGCCCTGCGACGTGCGCGAACCAGGCCAGCTCGAAGCCGTCTTCGCCGAAATCGAGCAGCGCTGGGGCCGCCTGGATTTTCTGCTGCACTCGATCGCCTATGCGCCACGTGAAGACTTGCACAGCCGCCTGGTAGACAGCTCGCAGGCGGGATTCGCCATGGCGATGGACGTTTCCTGCCACTCCTTCATCCGCATGGCGCGCATGGCCGAGCCACTGATGAAAGACGGCGGCTGCCTGCTGACAGTTTCCTTCTATGGTTCGGAAAAAGTGGTGGAACACTACAACCTGATGGGGCCTGTCAAGGCAGCGCTGGAGAGCAGCGTGCGCTACATGGCAGCGGAACTCGGCAACAAGCAGATCCGCGTCCATGCGCTCTCACCCGGACCGCTGAAAACCCGTGCGGCGTCGGGCCTGGACCGTTTCGACGAGTTGCTGGACCGGGCCCGAGAAATGGCGCCGCAACACCAGCTCGCGTCAATCGAGGATTGCGGCAATGTCGCCGCTTTCCTGGTCAGCGATGGCGCACGTGCGCTGACGGGCAACATCGAATACATCGACGGCGGCTATCACATCATGGGTTGA
- a CDS encoding LysR family transcriptional regulator, with protein MQLHANDLLLFAQVVEEGSFSRAASRLGLPKSTLSRRIVALETDLGERLLLRTTRKLTLTDFGHAVLEHARQITAEVAAAGALAQQRQVEPSGRLRVSMPGDLANVALVPLLAAFAAKYPAIDLEIDLSPRRVDLIGENFDLAIRMGELQDDVSLAARRIAVFSAGLYASPAYMARNGTPPEPEALMEHDTLRLLGRNGEPLAWVLSRGEQRWQGIPPGRATANSPDLLIRLACAGAGIAVVPDHYAQAYVERGELMRVLADWKTPSTSAWAVFPGRRLMPARTRVLIDMLVAEFSSPECQDKALRAAAISFNP; from the coding sequence ATGCAACTTCATGCCAACGATCTTTTGCTGTTTGCCCAGGTGGTGGAAGAGGGGAGTTTCAGCCGCGCTGCCAGCCGCCTCGGATTGCCCAAGTCGACGCTATCCCGGCGGATTGTTGCGCTCGAAACGGATCTCGGTGAACGCCTGTTGTTGCGTACCACCCGCAAGCTGACGCTGACGGACTTCGGTCACGCCGTCCTTGAACATGCCCGCCAGATCACGGCGGAAGTAGCCGCCGCGGGGGCGCTGGCGCAACAGCGCCAGGTAGAGCCAAGCGGGCGCTTGCGCGTTTCGATGCCTGGCGATCTTGCCAATGTCGCGCTGGTGCCGCTACTGGCCGCCTTTGCCGCAAAATATCCGGCAATCGATCTTGAGATAGACCTGTCGCCGCGGCGGGTCGACCTTATCGGGGAAAATTTTGACCTGGCCATCCGCATGGGTGAGCTGCAGGACGATGTATCCCTGGCGGCCCGGCGCATCGCGGTATTTTCAGCCGGCCTTTATGCTTCGCCTGCGTATATGGCGCGCAATGGCACGCCGCCGGAACCCGAGGCGCTCATGGAGCATGACACCTTGCGATTACTTGGCCGCAACGGCGAACCGCTGGCCTGGGTATTGAGCCGGGGCGAACAGCGCTGGCAAGGCATTCCGCCTGGCCGCGCCACGGCGAATTCACCGGATCTGCTGATCCGCCTGGCATGTGCCGGCGCCGGCATCGCGGTGGTGCCCGACCATTACGCGCAAGCGTATGTGGAACGAGGCGAGCTGATGCGCGTACTGGCCGACTGGAAGACCCCCAGTACCAGCGCCTGGGCGGTATTCCCGGGGCGGCGCCTGATGCCGGCACGAACCCGGGTTTTGATCGACATGCTGGTGGCAGAATTTTCCAGCCCGGAGTGCCAGGACAAGGCGTTGCGGGCAGCGGCAATCTCCTTCAACCCATGA